In the genome of Budorcas taxicolor isolate Tak-1 chromosome 7, Takin1.1, whole genome shotgun sequence, the window CCTGTGGGTCTCTGCAGTCCACCTCTTTAACACTCACACGCCCGCAGTCCGTTCAGACCAATCTGGTGACTCAAGGAGAAGCACCGCTTTCCCCGCCCCCAAGACAAACACGCGCAGTGACCGCAGAGTTCTCCTCAATCTTCTGGGGCCGCCCACCCTCCCGGCTCCAGAGGCGTAGTTGTTCCGCCGTCTGCGGCTCTGGCCCCGCCCCTGAGGAGCCGCATTGGTCGGCCCCCGGACCACAGCCCCGCCCCGCATCCTGACCCGCCCCATCTGGCGCTGGCCCCGCCCCTTTGGCACTGGCCCCGCCCCCGAGGCTTCCAATTGGCCTGCGTGGGGCGGCCGGGTCGGTTGCTCTGCTCGCTGATCTCGCAATGGCAGAGCCGCGGATGCTCGCGGGGAGGCGAGAACCCGCGGCGAGTTGGGCGCATGGCCATGCGTGGCCGCCTATGGCTGGGCCTGGTGTGGCTATTGCTGGCACGGGCGCCCGGGGCCGCGGGGACACCAAACACTCCGCGGAGACCACGCAGCTACCCGCACCTGGAGGGCGACGTGCGTTGGCGGCGTCTCTTCTCTTCCACCCACTTCTTCCTGCTCGTGGGCCCCAGCGGCCGCGTGCAAGGCACCCGCTGGCGCGACAACCCTGACAGTGAGTGGCCGGGGCCGCTGCCCGGGGGCGGGGGACAGGTAAGATAGGCGGACAAAGGCAAATagcaaaggcagggcagggcagcaggGATGTTGCACCAACTCAGGTTCTGTGCACTGTTCTCGTTCCTTCTCTCACTTGAGGGAAGTTCTGGAGGCTCCTCCGGCTGCGGGGTGGCGGCCAAGTCATTTCCCatctggggcctcagtttcctcaactataaaatgggCTCAACCCACTTGGAAGGAGGGTTGAACAGTTGAGGTCAAGGTCATGGGGGAAGCTCCCACCTCCAGGCCTGGCTCAGCAGCAAAAGGGTCTCAGAGAGATAGTTGAGGTTGGGACCACGGGGGCtccagaggggaaggggaggggaagctGGGACTGCGGGAAGAGCCTCCATGGGCCCAGCACATAATGAGGTGAGGGCAGAGTTGAGTCTGAACTCTGAACTCCCCACCCTGCAAAACCAAACTCAGGACCCATCTGAGTTGGGGTCCCCTGTATGTCTTCCTGGACACCCActtggcagatgaggaaactaaggcacagagagggcaaATGACCtacctggggtgggaggtgggggcatgGAGCTGGGGCTCTACAGTGCCCAGAACCTCAATGAGTTGGTGTCACATCCCTGCTGCCCTGACCAGGaaacagtaggcactcaataagtgTTTGTGGAATATATAAGGTAAGAGAAGATGAAGGGGCAAATAAAGAAGGAGGAGATTGGCAATAAAAGGGAGGCTAGGGCGGTCAATGACCCCAGGCCTGTCTCAGCCTCCCTGCAGAGTGGGAGGGGGGGAGCCGAGGCAGTGCTGGCCACTGCCTGAATCACCACCATTAGGGCAGATAATCACCTTGCCCTTCCCAGCTGCTTTcatctggggctctcaaggcccTCATTAGTCTCACCAGACGAGGGCAAGGACAGGGGCACTGGCTGGGCCGGTCGCTCAGTGGTGGGCATGGCCAGGCAGGgtggccctgggctgggggtgaAGTCTGGCTCTGCTGGATGGCTTAGGACAATCACTGcttctctctgagccttggtttccccacCTGGAACTGGATGTCTCACCAAAAAACAGTAGGTGCAAATGTCCTGTGGGACATGGGGTGAGTGCCCCATCAACAAAGACATCCAAGTCCAGGTTGAACACCAGAGGGCAGGGCTTTGATTCCAGATTAGGCCCCCGTCACTGGGTGGGGCTCAGAGTGTGAGCTGGGGCTTGTCCCCCAACCCTGCTCCACTGGACAGGAAACATCAGCTCAGATGGGGCAGGGCTGCCCTAGGGTCACCCATCCAGCAACAGGGCCTGAGAAACTGGCTCTGCCACTTCTCAGGCCTCCGTTTCCCCACCTGAGAAGTGGGCACAGTTAGCACCTGTCTCCTGGAGCTGTGTGTGGGTTTGGTGGGATacaatgcctggcatacagtTGGCACTCAAGCAGTGTTAGCAGGTAGTGTTGATCTGAACACCTTGTGCCCCACGCCCAGGCTGTTGGCTGGGTGGTGTCTCCTGTGTAAAGCTCGGCCCTGGCTAGCCGAGCTGTCAGCGTCAGATATGGTAACAGCACTGTGGGGCCTGTGCTCACTGCCAGGGATCTCTATCTATCACAGAGGCACTCACCTCCTCTGACTTGGTTTTCTCACCCCTGACTAACAGGCTCCCCGCTACTGCAAAGCTTGGGGATGATCTCCACTGGCCTCCAGAGAAAGGCCTTACTCCTTCCCCACTGATTCCCACTCCTACCaccccccctgccccgccccccggccTGGAGTACTCTTTCCCCCACCGGTCAGTCCCACAGCTTCAGGACCTGCATGGCTCCTGGTGCGTCCCCACACCCAGCACAGGGCCAGGCACACAGGAGGTACTTGGGAAATGTTTCCAATGGGGAATGTTTCCcgcctgaatgaatgaacagagagAACGGGTCGGGGGGCAGTAGGGGAGTGGGGAGTGGGCGGGCCCTGACAGAGCCCCTCTCTGCAGGCGTCCTGGAGATCCGATCCATCCGTGTGGGCGTCGTGGCGCTCAAGGCGGTGCACAGTGGCTTCTACGTGGCCATGAACCGCATTGGCAGACTCTATGGGTCGGTGAGTGAAAATGCACAGGGCGGTCGGGGGTGCGTGAAGTGTGTGGGGGCGTGCCTGGGGCGTGTCCAGGGCCGCTCACCGTCCACCCCGCAGCGGTTCTGCGCTGCGCACTGCAGGTTCCGGGAGCGCATCGAGGAGAATGGCTACAACACCTACGCGTCAGTCCGCTGGCGCCACCAAGGCCGGCCTATGTTCCTGGCTCTGGATGGTCGGGGAGCCCCGAGGCTCGGGGGCCGCACACAGCGACACCACCCGTCCACGCTCTTCCTGCCCGTCCTGGTCTCCTGAGTCCCAGGGTCAGTGACGCCTGGTCCAAGATTCCGGGAGACGCTTAAAGCTGGGGAAGGCGGGGTTTGGGGCGAGCCCGTGTCCAGTTACTCACTGGTTTCACCCGCATTGAGCACCTGCTCTGCTGGGCACTGGGGACACCACCAGACCCCACAGATGTGGCCCCGCGCTCAGAGAGACTGAGTTGGAGGGGTGGTAGACAGTGAGCTGAGCAGGGGCGTAAGGAATTCAGCCACAAGCTGGGGGCCAGGGAGGCTTCAACAAAGGCACCGGCCAGGCTGGAGATGGGGAGGCAAACATGCCGGGGTGGGAACCTACTGGGGTGTTTGAGGCAGCAAGGAGGTGGGGAAGCTGGGGGCTGGGGTACACTGATGCCATGGACTGGCAGCAACTGGTCCCAGGGCCCATGGACATTTCACCTTATGGGGCATAGGGGACTTTACAGGTGGGATTAAGGCCCCTGAGATGCGGACAACCCTGGATCCTTCGGGGGGCTGAGTGTCATCACAGGGTCCTTGTAAGAGAGAAGTGGGAGggtcagaggcagagagacaggagaTGCTGCGCTGCTGGctgtgaggatggagggaggggctgtGAGCCAGTGATGTGGCacctctagaaactggaaaagtggGGAGTCGGTACTCCCCTGGAGCCTCAGGAGGGACTAGCCCTGCCCATGCCTGGATTTAGCCTTCTAAGACCCAGACTGTGACCCCAAGACTGAAGTTGATAAACATGCTGTTTGAAGCCATCAAGTTTGGTGATTTGTCACAGCCATCCTTGCAAACCCACACACACTGGCCTCAGAGCCCCTTATAAGGTGTGCAGCCCCCTGGGGTGTGCAGGCCGAGGGGGATCCCAGGTCAGCTTCCTGGGGGCTGAGCTCCCCtggggggggcaggggtggagccaggaggtggggggaggctcCCACCCCTCCCAGTGGCCATTTCCACTTAAAAGACCAATTTGGGGGGCACTCCCATGGGGCACAGACTGGGCACTCACCCACAGAGGGAGCAGAGTGATCCTGCTGTGGACAGACTGGGCCCCAGGCTGCACCGACGCACACAAGGAATAAACCGACCACCGGCTTCTTTCTAAGTAGgtgtatttttaaatagctttcaagatacacatattttctcctttaaaaaacgTCTGTCAGAGCAGTCTTGTCCTTGTTTCGCTGGTTATCCTGGTGTCCCAGGCCCCAGTGctcagggtggggagcagggcctgTCCACGCAGCCAGGACCCCAGCCGAGTGGCTCCACCCAGTCTCTCCACAGATCATGCAGGGCCGCAAGTGAGCTCAAACGTCCATTTATTTCAAAgcagtaataatttaaaattataaaaacctTTCCGCCGTTGAACATGTAGAGGGTGAGGTCAGAGACAaaggggagggaaggtgggacGCCCGGGCAGTGTGTGCGGGCGCCCGGCCCAGCCGGGTTGTCCCTGGGGAGGCCGAGCTCCCTCCGCAGCCTGGAAGGGTGGGTCCTCCGAGCCTCCTCCGCGGCGGGCCCTGTggcgctgcagtccgtgggcgCGTGGGCTGTCTGCTGTTGCCCTGGGGGCTGGCCGGCAGGTGTGCTCAGGAGCTGCTGGCCGGGTTCTCATTGCCAGGTGAGCTGGAGGACGACGATGACGAGGAGGAGAAGCTCACCCCAGCGAGGCCCGGGGGGTCGGTGGCTGTGTTCTGTCCTGTGAGGCTTTTTCGGCAGACGGGGCAACTGTCGTGCTTTGCAGGACAGAGAGGAAAGCGAACAGTTCAGAGGCAGCGGGGGCAAAGGGTTAGGGGGAGTGTCCCGGCCGGCCCACTGCTCACCTGCTCCAGCCAGGGCACGATGCAGCCGTCGTGGAAGAGGTGGTTGCAGGGCAGCTGCCTCACATGCTCACCCAACCCATAGTCATCCTTGCACACGGGGCACTCCAGCCCcgagcctgcagggcaggagtgCATCTCTCAGGGTAGCTCCCCTGCAGCCCTGCCCAAGGTGTCCCAGGGAGGAGGGGTCACTGGCCCaagcccaccccctgcccccccactcccccactgGCCCCTGGGGCTCGTACCAACGTGCTCCTCAGTCACAGGCACGGTGGGGAGGGCCTGGATTTTCTCTTTGTCTGCGGGTGGGGGACCCGTGTTTTCAAACTGATTGAGGAGCTGAAAGATAAAGAGGCCAGAGAACAGGTGGGCTGGTGGGGCCCCTCACCCCACGGGGCTATGAAATGCAAGGTGGGGTTACCTGCAAAAGCACCGAGGCCCCGTTTGTCCTGGCCTGACCCTgagaggtcagaggtcagctGCCCCAGGAGGCCCAGCCCTGGGCTTCTGCCCACTCTTCTGATCATCACCACCTTGTAGCCAGGGCTGGTAGCCACCCCAGGGACACCACGGCTCCCTCCTATGGCCAGGGTGGCTCCCAAATCCTCACGTTGCTACAACCAGGGGGCAGGCACCGGTGACAGAATATGCAGCAGAAAGCCCCAAGGTGGTTACAGCCCCGCCTCATAAGTGCCACCCAAGACACAGACACGGGAGACACTCTGTCCTCCTGGGCCCAGCCTGTAGGGTTGTGGTCCCCACACCAGCTGAGCAAGGCCCTTGTACCTGCGTGATGATGGCGTCCAGGCCATTGGCCCCCCAGGCGTAGTCCATCGGGTTTGAATGCAGGACGCCCCTGGGCAGAGAAGGCTGGGGTTCAAGTGGCAGAGGGGTGGGCCGGGCTCAGGGGGCCCCTCCCCTACTCACCAGGGGCCCAGGCCCAGGTTGGGGATGGTGGCTGGGGTGATGATGCCGTTGACCAGCTGCTGGATGATCCTGGAACAGAGTGGCCAGGCCCGTGGTTAGTGCCTTTATGAGGAGGGGCCAGCATAGGGGGCCTGGACTCTCAACTGGTGAGAAAAAGCCCAAACACAAGGGTGCTGGGATAGAGGTCTCCTCGAGGCCTGGACAGTGCCGGTTGACATAGTTGCGTCCACCCCATTTTGCAACCCAGAGGAAGTACCGTGGGGGGCCTAGGGGGGTCCCAGGAGTCCTGCAGTCAGCCCTGTTCCTGACAGTGGCCCTGAAACATGCCAGCCGAGGTCACCGTGAGCCAGGCCATGTCCTGAGCTGGACCAGCCTCAGCCTGCCTGCAATCAAGCTCCATCTACAAAGACCCACAGGGCGCTCAGCCCCGTGTCCCGTGGGGCTGGGACGGGCCTTCTAGGTCTTCCCATTCTGTCCTCAGGACCCTGCACACAGGAGGGGCGAGGACACCGGATACTGCCGTTCCTGGACCTGTGCCCGGGGCGGAGGCCTCTCTCTGAAGGATGCTGAGGGGCATACCGTGGGCACACGGCCCCTCAGCCAACCTGGACCCACAGGGGACCCGCCCTGCCTGGAGGACGGCCCGAGCCAGCACCCACGCCTTGTGCCCACAGCACCTCCTGAAAGGACAGCTGGTTGCTCTGCCTGAGCGGGAGGGGTGGGCTGGATGCCCCCAGCCCCCCGCCCGCGGCCGCCCCCAGGCCCCCTCACCCTTCCAGCGTGGGGACGCCTTCATGCCGGCCGGTGGCCCGCCGCGCGGTGAGGCGGGCGCGGGGCTGCCGGGCGCCGTACCGGTGCCGGGAGTGCTGCTCTCGCTCCCGCCGGCTCTCGGGGTCCCTGCTGTCATCAGCCTGCGCCCCAGGGGGGAACGTGGGGATCTCGAAGCTGTCGTCAAAGATGCCGAAAGCAAAGTGCCCATAGCCCTGCGGCAGCGTGAACAGGGGCTGGTCCACATTCTGCAGAGAGGAGGGCCATCATCATGGGAGAGGGGCCAGGGCTGGGCGGGAGGTGGGCAGCCCTCACAGGGAGCGGGGAGGCTGCCTCTCACCTCAAACGGTTGCTGCCGGCTCTGGTCCGCAGAGGCTGTGGAGGGGGCTGAACCATTCTCTGCACTCCTGAGGACAGGCACCATTAGCAGCAGGAGCACCCCACCCCAGACAGATGGCCAGAGGGTCAGACGAAGGCGGACCCCCTCCACCCCTGACCCAGGTCCAGGCAGTGCACCCTTGGGCTGAGGGTCCATGATGGGGGCAGCCTTACCTGGTCTCTTCCGGAAGCTCCTCAATAA includes:
- the RNF126 gene encoding E3 ubiquitin-protein ligase RNF126 isoform X1 is translated as MAEASPQPGRYFCHCCSVEIVPRLPDYICPRCESGFIEELPEETRSAENGSAPSTASADQSRQQPFENVDQPLFTLPQGYGHFAFGIFDDSFEIPTFPPGAQADDSRDPESRREREQHSRHRYGARQPRARLTARRATGRHEGVPTLEGIIQQLVNGIITPATIPNLGLGPWGVLHSNPMDYAWGANGLDAIITQLLNQFENTGPPPADKEKIQALPTVPVTEEHVGSGLECPVCKDDYGLGEHVRQLPCNHLFHDGCIVPWLEQHDSCPVCRKSLTGQNTATDPPGLAGVSFSSSSSSSSSSPGNENPASSS
- the RNF126 gene encoding E3 ubiquitin-protein ligase RNF126 isoform X2 — protein: MAEASPQPGRYFCHCCSVEIVPRLPDYICPRCESGFIEELPEETRSAENGSAPSTASADQSRQQPFENVDQPLFTLPQGYGHFAFGIFDDSFEIPTFPPGAQADDSRDPESRREREQHSRHRIIQQLVNGIITPATIPNLGLGPWGVLHSNPMDYAWGANGLDAIITQLLNQFENTGPPPADKEKIQALPTVPVTEEHVGSGLECPVCKDDYGLGEHVRQLPCNHLFHDGCIVPWLEQHDSCPVCRKSLTGQNTATDPPGLAGVSFSSSSSSSSSSPGNENPASSS
- the FGF22 gene encoding fibroblast growth factor 22 produces the protein MAMRGRLWLGLVWLLLARAPGAAGTPNTPRRPRSYPHLEGDVRWRRLFSSTHFFLLVGPSGRVQGTRWRDNPDSVLEIRSIRVGVVALKAVHSGFYVAMNRIGRLYGSRFCAAHCRFRERIEENGYNTYASVRWRHQGRPMFLALDGRGAPRLGGRTQRHHPSTLFLPVLVS